Within Gemmatimonadota bacterium, the genomic segment GGTTAGCCGAGTTGAAAATGAGCCGAATCACAGTGTGCGCATCAGGACGGATATTTCTTTTGTGGAGACAGATTCAATACTGGCTCGCTCTCGGCTTTATGTAGAGCCAGAAGGACGGCTTTGGTCTTTGGCTGACAATGCTTCTGCTGACCTGAGAAGGATGCTCTCGCAACTCATGACAAGAAATGATTACGCCGTGCAGATGCGCGAGGCAGAGATTCATGTTGATATATTGTCCGAATCTCGTTTTGCAAAAATCGTAGGCGTTGCTGCGGATACGGTTGTCAGTGCCGGGAGTACGTTGTCTGTTGCGACTTCGCTGCGCGTGGGGCGGCGTGAGGACCGGGAAATCGAGATGGCATTTAGCATACCCGATACGCTTCCCGCAGGTATTTATGAACTCGAAGTGGGTTCTGCAGCGACATTAGGGCCAGATTCCGCTGGAGACGGTGGCGGTCCTTTTGGGTTTTTTGATCCTTTTGGGCGTGATGAAACGCTCGAAGATTTTTTTGTTCGCGTGAATGGGATAGATGAAAATGTTATCTTAAAGGCGCGTTTGACATTTGTTATGCCATTTGAGGAAAGCGCGTCGCCTGACAATTCACCAGACTCCCCGCCGCGTGGTCCTCGTCGTATTGAGAACACGGCGCCACCTGTTTCTATGGAGAAAGATGTCGATTTATTTTTGGAAGGTTTTGAAACGCTTCAGATACACGTGATGGGGAATTAACAATACTCAGGAGTTGCCCATGAAATGGACTGACGAACAACTCGCACAATACGGTGAACAGGGTTATCTCTTTATGCCCGGTTTGCTTTCATCCGATGAGGTTGATGCACTCAATGGCGATGTTCCGCTTTTGCTCAGTGGAGAGAATGACGGGTTGCATCGGGAACGGGAACGCGGCGGTGCTGTGCGTCAGGTTTATCTCGCCCATCGGAGTGTTGACGCTTTTCAGGAGCTTATCAGTCACCCGAAAATCCTGCATCCCGTTCGACAGGTTCTCAAAGATGATGTGTATATCTGGCACTCGAAACTCAATGTCAAGGATGCGTTTGAAGGCACGGTCTGGCTGTGGCACCAGGACTATGGGTACTGGATGTGGGATGGGGTTGATCCGCGTCTCGTTTCCGCTATGGTTTTTCTGGATCGGGCTACGCTCAATAACGGCTGTTTGATGGTGGTATCGGGGTCTCATAAATGGGGGCGTCAAGAGCACTATGCGGATACGGTTACGACGAGCTATAAGCAGTGGTGTATTGATACAGGTACCCTGAAAGAAAAAATTTGTGAGGAAGATATTGAGCATATTACGGGAAAGCCGGGCGATGTGCTGTTTTTTGATTGCAATATTGTGCATGGCTCTGGCCACAATATGTCGCCGTTGCCTCGCAAGACATTTATTATCGCGTACAATGCCATATCCAATACACCCCGTGCGGTGGATAATCCCCGACCCGATTGGGTGGTGGCGCGTGCGTTTGATATTGTTTGACTTGACATTGAAAAGGAAGTAATCTATTCTCCTGACCATCACATAGGAGGTTGCGATGTCTGCTACTACAACTGTTCCGCGTACCAATGGCAGGGCTAATGCGCTAACAAAAATGACGATTGTAGATTGCGATGTACATCATTCTTCGGGCAAGGGTGATGCGCTCTATCCGTATATGCCGCGCCACTTTGTCGAGTATATCAAAGATTTTGGTACGATGATGCCCCGGCTTGGGTACACCAATATGCCAGGAGGTGGGGCGCGAAAAGATCTGTGGGACGATCCAAAGGAAAATCCCGCCCATCAGCCACAGGTTTGTATTGAGAAGCACCTCGATGTTTATGATATAGATTACGCGATTCTCACGGGTGGGCCTTATGCAGCAGCTGTTCACAACAACCCGGATTACGCATCGGCTTATTGCAGTGCGTTTAACGATTGGACAAAAGACCACTGGATCAGTGCCGACCCGAGGTTTCGGGCTTCGATCCATATTTGCCCCGTAGATCCGCAACTTGCGGTCAAGGAAATCGATCGTCTGGGTCCCGACCCGGCTTTTGTGCAGGTTATGATGCCCGCGGGCGCCCGCATGCCTTTTGGCAACCGCCATTACCATCCCATTTACGAGGTCTGTGAGAGACACGGGTTGCCCGTTTCGGTTCATTTTGGGGCTGAAGGCGCAGGTCTTGCAGCACCGCCCACTGCTGCGGGATATCCCACCTATTATCTCGAGATGCGGATGGCGCGGCCCCAAATTGCACAGGCTCATGTCACCAGTCTCGTTGTGGAAGGCGTGTTTGAGAAATTCGAGAATTTCCACTTTATATTTGTCGAGATGGATACTTTCTGGCTGCCGGGTCTTATGTGGCACCTCGATCTCGATTGGCGCGCGTTGCGCGACTATACGCCTTGGGTCAAACGCCTGCCCAGCGAGTATATCCGCGAGCATATTCGCCTGGGTACGCAACCTATGCCCGATATACCCGGCGGAAAAGAAGATCTGGAGACGTATTTGCGCTGGATGCACGCCGAGGATACCCTTGTTTTTGCCAGTGATTATCCACATTGGGACTGGGATGAACCCGGTCACGTGCTTCGCAATATTGATCGCGATCTAAAGAAGCGTATTATGGGCGAGAATGCCGGCGAAATATTTGGGCTTTTCTGATGTCGAAACACAGGGTAGCGAAAATAGCGGATTTGCCCCCTGGCGAGCGCAAAATTGTGACGATTAATAAGCGGGAAATTGGCGTTCTCAATGTGGATGGCAATCTCTATGCTTTGCGCAATGTCTGCCCCCATCGCCTGGGTCCGCTCTGCAAGGGGCGCGTACGTCCATTGGTCGTTTGGGAGGGCGAAGAGGTGGGCGATGGGCGCTTTACCGATATCGGCCATGAACGCGAAAACGAAATTATCAAGTGTCCCTGGCACAACTGGGAGTTTGAGCTGAAGACCGGTAAGTCCATTACAGATGACGATTTGCGCGTGCGTACCTATCGCGTGGAGGTCGAGGATGATGATGTTGTGCTTTATCTGAGGTGAGATGTGAGGGGATGAGGGACTGACCACTTTTTAAAGAGATACTTTATGCAACTTACTTTTAGCACGACTGTTTGTCCCGATTTACTTTTGCCCGATGCGCTGAACGTTGCCACAGAAGCGGGCTTTAATCGCATTGAACTTTTTCGCACGTTTACCGAGAGTTCGCCGGTTCACGCGGATACATCGGTGCGTATGGTGCGCGAGCGTCTGGACAATGCGGGCGTTACGCTCACGGGCCTCAATATTCGCAATATTACGGGACGCAATTCCAGCACGGACGAACGCGATTTGAGATACAATATGCGCCAGGTCGAATGGGATATCCATCTTTCTCGCGCTCTGCGGCTACAGTGTGCCAATCTCAAAGGCGGTGATCGCACAGAGGAGGCGCGTGAAGATTTTATTACGGGTATTAATCATGTGCTTGAGCGCATCCCCAATTTTACGCTCAATATAGGCAATCACAAGGGGAATTTGTTCGAGAATATTGAAGATTATCAGGGTATTTTGCCCGAGCTTCCCGATCGCGCCAGGGTGCTGATGGATGCAGGCCATCTCCTTTCAGCAGGCGTTGATGTAAGGGCTTTTGCAGAAGCTTTTGCCGACCGCATTGGTCTTGTTCACCTGAGAGATCAAAAGGGTGAAATACCCGTACCTTTTGGCGAGGGCGATTTGCCTTTTGTAGATGTTATCGGTATTCTCAAGGGCGCGGGTTATGAGGGCGAACTCGTCATTGAGCTGGAAAAAGTCACCTGGGGTGAACCGGTTCAGGCCTGTGCTGCTGCGCGTGAATATGTCGAAAAAATCCTTTCCTGAATGAGCCTATGTCCCATGCACTGAGCAAACATCTGCTCGTCGATCTGTACGGTTGCCCCGCCGATCTGCTCAATGACGTCACTGCGCTTGAAACGGTTATGATTGAAGCCGCCCAACGCGCAGGTGCCACGGTTATCAATAGTATGTTTCATCACTTTTCGCCTTTTGGTGTATCGGGTGTTGTGGTCATTCAGGAGAGCCACCTGACCATCCACACCTGGCCGGAGCAGGGTTTTGCAGCGGTTGACCTTTTTACCTGTGGCACGCAGACAAAACCGCGGCGTGCTTTGACTCACTTAAAACGCGCACTCCAATCCACACGGATCGAAGTCCGACAATTCAGGCGTGGGCAAGGCGATTCATCGGCTGTAAAGACCGACCTTAACTTTAGGGGCTGATGGTGATTCGAACTTGTGAGATCAAAACAGCAAAACGCCCGTTGATTGGTGTACAACTGCGATAGCAGTTCA encodes:
- a CDS encoding sugar phosphate isomerase/epimerase, with the translated sequence MQLTFSTTVCPDLLLPDALNVATEAGFNRIELFRTFTESSPVHADTSVRMVRERLDNAGVTLTGLNIRNITGRNSSTDERDLRYNMRQVEWDIHLSRALRLQCANLKGGDRTEEAREDFITGINHVLERIPNFTLNIGNHKGNLFENIEDYQGILPELPDRARVLMDAGHLLSAGVDVRAFAEAFADRIGLVHLRDQKGEIPVPFGEGDLPFVDVIGILKGAGYEGELVIELEKVTWGEPVQACAAAREYVEKILS
- the speD gene encoding adenosylmethionine decarboxylase, which translates into the protein MSHALSKHLLVDLYGCPADLLNDVTALETVMIEAAQRAGATVINSMFHHFSPFGVSGVVVIQESHLTIHTWPEQGFAAVDLFTCGTQTKPRRALTHLKRALQSTRIEVRQFRRGQGDSSAVKTDLNFRG
- a CDS encoding amidohydrolase family protein, which encodes MSATTTVPRTNGRANALTKMTIVDCDVHHSSGKGDALYPYMPRHFVEYIKDFGTMMPRLGYTNMPGGGARKDLWDDPKENPAHQPQVCIEKHLDVYDIDYAILTGGPYAAAVHNNPDYASAYCSAFNDWTKDHWISADPRFRASIHICPVDPQLAVKEIDRLGPDPAFVQVMMPAGARMPFGNRHYHPIYEVCERHGLPVSVHFGAEGAGLAAPPTAAGYPTYYLEMRMARPQIAQAHVTSLVVEGVFEKFENFHFIFVEMDTFWLPGLMWHLDLDWRALRDYTPWVKRLPSEYIREHIRLGTQPMPDIPGGKEDLETYLRWMHAEDTLVFASDYPHWDWDEPGHVLRNIDRDLKKRIMGENAGEIFGLF
- a CDS encoding phytanoyl-CoA dioxygenase family protein — protein: MKWTDEQLAQYGEQGYLFMPGLLSSDEVDALNGDVPLLLSGENDGLHRERERGGAVRQVYLAHRSVDAFQELISHPKILHPVRQVLKDDVYIWHSKLNVKDAFEGTVWLWHQDYGYWMWDGVDPRLVSAMVFLDRATLNNGCLMVVSGSHKWGRQEHYADTVTTSYKQWCIDTGTLKEKICEEDIEHITGKPGDVLFFDCNIVHGSGHNMSPLPRKTFIIAYNAISNTPRAVDNPRPDWVVARAFDIV
- a CDS encoding Rieske (2Fe-2S) protein, producing MSKHRVAKIADLPPGERKIVTINKREIGVLNVDGNLYALRNVCPHRLGPLCKGRVRPLVVWEGEEVGDGRFTDIGHERENEIIKCPWHNWEFELKTGKSITDDDLRVRTYRVEVEDDDVVLYLR